A window from Primulina huaijiensis isolate GDHJ02 chromosome 11, ASM1229523v2, whole genome shotgun sequence encodes these proteins:
- the LOC140987129 gene encoding transmembrane E3 ubiquitin-protein ligase FLY2-like isoform X1, with translation MGPMICWKFSRTLFLILFWCWFSLLVIRPVNSLRPLRQRPRSWGDEWLHVGKEERELDPFTSWNITGTYRGNWKFQDSTNNSSKFPDFGKANGNVVLELISTPTKLNGVHYVQGVIIFHDVFDNEHDAGGAQLRVEGVYIWPFRQLRMVASSGKQGEFGQEDDYILSNPYHLLGVFSSQVFQESPREKIWKRKHSPIYKMEKHCNIEIAAQVSGVSSSQDGDHHRYHLGGLMESPSVDDNADCFSPMLLNATSVNIEVYYNKAINYTLMVTFISFLEVLLLIRQMEHSNTQSGAAKVSLPMIAHQAIMDAYLCLMHLTAGILVESLFNAFATAAFFKFVVFSIFEMRYLLAIWRANRPLNNGENWETMRRELSVLYSRFYGILLGGILVMYEFHRFLRFILLLLHSFWIPQIITNVSRDSRKPLHPHYILGITITRIAIPLYVFGCPHNFMRIEPDREWCIFLTIYMGLQAFFLLLQHYFGSRWFIPRQILPEKYCYYRRFDQGSIPSIDCVICMTAIDFSQRTNDCMVTPCDHFFHSGCLQRWMDIKMECPTCRRPLPPA, from the exons ATGGGtccgatgatatgttggaaattttcAAGAACTTTGTTTCTAATTCTTTTTTGGTGCTGGTTTTCTTTGCTGGTGATACGCCCTGTAAATAGTTTGAGGCCTTTGAGGCAGAGACCTCGATCCTGGGGAGATGAG TGGCTTCATGTAGGCAAGGAAGAGCGTGAATTGGATCCGTTCACTTCTTGGAACATAACTGGAACTTATCGAG GGAATTGGAAGTTCCAAGATTccacaaataattcttcaaagTTTCCTGATTTTGGGAAAGCAAATGGCAATGTAGTATTAGAGTTGATCAGTACTCCGACAAAACTAAATGGTGTACACTATGTTCAG GGGGTTATAATTTTCCATGACGTGTTTGACAATGAACATGATGCTGGAGGTGCTCAACTTAGGGTAGAGGGTGTATATATATGGCCTTTCAGACAACTACGAATGGTAGCTAGCAG TGGAAAACAGGGTGAGTTTGGGCAAGAAGATGATTACATACTATCGAATCCTTATCACTTG CTTGGAGTCTTCTCCTCCCAGGTGTTTCAGGAGTCTCCTCGagaaaaaatttggaagagaaaacact CTCCCATCTATAAAATGGAGAAACATTGTAACATTGAAATTGCTGCCCAAGTTTCTGGTGTCTCTTCCAGCCAAG ATGGAGATCATCATAGATATCATCTTGGAGGATTAATGGAAAGCCCTTCAGTGGATGACAATGCTGATTGCTTCTCACCCATGCTCTTGAATGCGACTTCAGTCAATATTGAAGTCTATTACAATAAAGCAATTAACTATACGTTGATGGTCACCTTT ATCTCATTTCTCGAAGTTCTTTTGTTAATCCGCCAAATGGAACACAGTAACACTCAATCT GGTGCTGCGAAAGTTTCACTTCCGATGATTGCACATCAGGCTATAATGGATGCTTATCTTTGTCTTATGCATCTTACAGCAGGCATATTAGTAG AATCTCTTTTTAATGCTTTTGCCACGGCTGCATTTTTCAAGTTTGTCGTCTTCTCAATATTTGAAATGCGATACCTCCTTGCCATATGGAGGGCGAATAGACCACTGAATAATGGAGAGAATTGGGAAACAATGAGGCGTGAGCTTTCAGTTCTGTACAGCCGTTTTT ATGGAATCCTCTTAGGGGGCATTCTTGTCATGTACGAGTTCCATAGATTTTTGCGGTTTATTCTCCTCCTCCTCCACTCTTTCTGGATACCACAAATAATCACTAATGTATCTCGTGATTCAAGGAAACCATTGCATCCTCATTACATCTTAGGGATTACGATAACTCGTATCGCTATTCCATTATACGTATTTGGTTGTCCCCATAATTTCATGCGAATAGAGCCCGACAGAGAGTGGTGTATTTTTTTGACTATTTATATGGGACTCCAagcattttttcttcttctgcaACATTATTTTGGATCTCGATGGTTTATTCCTCGTCAG ATTTTACCTGAAAAATATTGCTACTATCGGAGGTTTGATCAGGGTTCGATTCCTTCCATTGATTGTGTAATTTGCATGACTGCCATTGATTTCAGCCAACGAACAAATGATTGCATG GTGACTCCATGCGATCATTTCTTTCACTCGGGTTGTTTACAAAGATGGATGGACATAAAAATGGAGTGTCCAACTTGCCGCCGTCCTCTTCCTCCTGCCTAG
- the LOC140987129 gene encoding transmembrane E3 ubiquitin-protein ligase FLY2-like isoform X2, producing MGPMICWKFSRTLFLILFWCWFSLLVIRPVNSLRPLRQRPRSWGDEWLHVGKEERELDPFTSWNITGTYRGNWKFQDSTNNSSKFPDFGKANGNVVLELISTPTKLNGVHYVQGVIIFHDVFDNEHDAGGAQLRVEGVYIWPFRQLRMVASSGKQGEFGQEDDYILSNPYHLLGVFSSQVFQESPREKIWKRKHSPIYKMEKHCNIEIAAQVSGVSSSQDGDHHRYHLGGLMESPSVDDNADCFSPMLLNATSVNIEVYYNKAINYTLMVTFISFLEVLLLIRQMEHSNTQSGAAKVSLPMIAHQAIMDAYLCLMHLTAGILVDGILLGGILVMYEFHRFLRFILLLLHSFWIPQIITNVSRDSRKPLHPHYILGITITRIAIPLYVFGCPHNFMRIEPDREWCIFLTIYMGLQAFFLLLQHYFGSRWFIPRQILPEKYCYYRRFDQGSIPSIDCVICMTAIDFSQRTNDCMVTPCDHFFHSGCLQRWMDIKMECPTCRRPLPPA from the exons ATGGGtccgatgatatgttggaaattttcAAGAACTTTGTTTCTAATTCTTTTTTGGTGCTGGTTTTCTTTGCTGGTGATACGCCCTGTAAATAGTTTGAGGCCTTTGAGGCAGAGACCTCGATCCTGGGGAGATGAG TGGCTTCATGTAGGCAAGGAAGAGCGTGAATTGGATCCGTTCACTTCTTGGAACATAACTGGAACTTATCGAG GGAATTGGAAGTTCCAAGATTccacaaataattcttcaaagTTTCCTGATTTTGGGAAAGCAAATGGCAATGTAGTATTAGAGTTGATCAGTACTCCGACAAAACTAAATGGTGTACACTATGTTCAG GGGGTTATAATTTTCCATGACGTGTTTGACAATGAACATGATGCTGGAGGTGCTCAACTTAGGGTAGAGGGTGTATATATATGGCCTTTCAGACAACTACGAATGGTAGCTAGCAG TGGAAAACAGGGTGAGTTTGGGCAAGAAGATGATTACATACTATCGAATCCTTATCACTTG CTTGGAGTCTTCTCCTCCCAGGTGTTTCAGGAGTCTCCTCGagaaaaaatttggaagagaaaacact CTCCCATCTATAAAATGGAGAAACATTGTAACATTGAAATTGCTGCCCAAGTTTCTGGTGTCTCTTCCAGCCAAG ATGGAGATCATCATAGATATCATCTTGGAGGATTAATGGAAAGCCCTTCAGTGGATGACAATGCTGATTGCTTCTCACCCATGCTCTTGAATGCGACTTCAGTCAATATTGAAGTCTATTACAATAAAGCAATTAACTATACGTTGATGGTCACCTTT ATCTCATTTCTCGAAGTTCTTTTGTTAATCCGCCAAATGGAACACAGTAACACTCAATCT GGTGCTGCGAAAGTTTCACTTCCGATGATTGCACATCAGGCTATAATGGATGCTTATCTTTGTCTTATGCATCTTACAGCAGGCATATTAGTAG ATGGAATCCTCTTAGGGGGCATTCTTGTCATGTACGAGTTCCATAGATTTTTGCGGTTTATTCTCCTCCTCCTCCACTCTTTCTGGATACCACAAATAATCACTAATGTATCTCGTGATTCAAGGAAACCATTGCATCCTCATTACATCTTAGGGATTACGATAACTCGTATCGCTATTCCATTATACGTATTTGGTTGTCCCCATAATTTCATGCGAATAGAGCCCGACAGAGAGTGGTGTATTTTTTTGACTATTTATATGGGACTCCAagcattttttcttcttctgcaACATTATTTTGGATCTCGATGGTTTATTCCTCGTCAG ATTTTACCTGAAAAATATTGCTACTATCGGAGGTTTGATCAGGGTTCGATTCCTTCCATTGATTGTGTAATTTGCATGACTGCCATTGATTTCAGCCAACGAACAAATGATTGCATG GTGACTCCATGCGATCATTTCTTTCACTCGGGTTGTTTACAAAGATGGATGGACATAAAAATGGAGTGTCCAACTTGCCGCCGTCCTCTTCCTCCTGCCTAG